From the Pseudomonas sp. VD-NE ins genome, the window ATTCGCCCCACAACACCGCAATGGTGCCGCCGTTACGATAGGCCGGGTCGACGCAGGTGCGACCGATTTCGAGGATCGGGCCTTGCAGATGCGTCAGGCCGTGCAGGCTGAATTCTTCTTCGCTGTAAAACTTGCCGAGGCTGCTGGCAGCGGTGTGATCGAGCAGACGCGTGGTCGCGACCAAACGGCCGGTGTTCAAGTCACGCACGCCGATGTGGCTGCAGTGAACATCATAATCATCCATGTCCAGACCCAGTTCCGCGCCTTTCAGTTTGGCGTTGAACTCGCCGCTGAAGACGTTGAAGCGCAAGGCCTGGGCTTGCTGCAAGGCCTCGGCGCCGATCAGGCGTTCGGCTTGCAGGCGGCGTTCATTGCCGGTGTCGCTGATGCGGGCGATCTGAGTCATGTGAATCTCCGTACGGGCCTTTAACCCGTCGTGGGTTGCAGCCGATCGACTTTCTTTATGCAGCCGTGTTGTGCAAAGTCAGGCTATGTAGCCCCGGTGTCATCGCCATGAACGTTCGGTGATGCTTATATGACAGCCCACAAGGAGCCTCTTATGCCCTGGCCAGATCTGCTGCACCGCCGTGAACGATTGCCCGCCGTTGCTGACCTGGCCGAGGGTTTTGCGACGTTGTTGCAGCAACTGGGCAACGTCACCCCATTCGAATTGGCGGTCGCGGGCGGGCGGCGGATGGCGACGCCGGGGCTGGCGTTTCTGGTCGGTTATCAGGCGGCATTGCGCATGTTGTGGCCGAGTGCACCGCTGAGCCTCGGTGCGTTGTGTGCGACCGAACAGCGCAGTTTGCGTCCGGCGGACATGCAGACGCGGCTCACCGATTTACGCTTGAGTGGGCGCAAGGACTTTGTCACGGCGGGCGATGCGGCGGACTGGTTGCTGATCGCTGCGCGCAGTGAAGAGCCAGGCGAAAGTCCGCGTCTGAGTCTGGCCGTGGTCTATCCCGGCGAGCCCGGTGTGACCGTGGAGAAACTGCCGGCGCTGCCGTTGATGCCGGACATCAGTCATGGCCGGTTGGAGCTTGATGGCGCGTTGTGCGAATTGCTTGCGGGCGATGGCTGGGACGCTTACGTCAAACCGTTCCGTACGCTGGAGGACGTCTATGTGCTGAGCGCGATGACTGCGTGGCTGTATGGCGTCGGGCAGGACAGTGACTGGCCGCAGGCGTTGCAGTTGCGATTGCTGGCGTTGTTGGCCGGGTGCGCGGAGGCCAGCCGACAACCGCCGAACAATCCCGCCGGGCATGTGTTGTTGGGTGGGTTGTTTGCGCAGTTTGAGGCGTTGGAGGGGGAGGTGAGTCAGGCGTTGGCTGACGGGCCGGCAGAATGGGCGCAAATGTGGCAGCGCGATCAGGGGGTGATGCAGTTGGCGGCGGGGGCCCGGGCCAAACGCTTGGCCAGGGCTTTGGCGGTGGGTTGACCGGCCTCATCGCTGGCAAGCCAGCTCCCACATTTTCACAGGTGTTCACAAAACTTGTATCTACTCAAGAACCCTGTGGGAGCTGGCTTGCCAGCGATGGCGATTTCATGGAAAAGCAAAATCTCAAATTTGTCATGAGTCCCGACTAGTCTCAGCAGGTTCATTCCCAGAGCCCTCACCATGCGCAAAGGCCTGTCGCTGTTTCTGCTGCTGATCACCTTCACCGTTCACGCCGAACAATGGCCGGGTGAAGAATGGCCAATCGGCACGACGATCACCGATACAGGAGCGCTGGAGAATTACGCCTTCCCACCCCGCGACGACACAACCCGCCAAGGCATCCGCACCGACGCGCTGTTGATCATCCGCGACGGCCAGATCCTCTACGAACGCTACGCCGGCCCGACCACCAAGCAAACCCCACACCTGACCTGGTCGATCAGCAAAAGCCTGATGGCCACCGTACTCGGTGTGGCGTATGGCGAAGGCCTGTTCAAGCTCGACGATCCGGCCGCAAAGTTTTACCCGCCACTGACCAAACACCCAGCGATAAAAATCGCCGATCTGCTGCACTGGGCGTCCGGTATCGACTGGCAGGAAGACTACGAATACGCCCCGCTGAAATCCTCGGTGGTGGCGATGCTCTATACCCGTGGTCATCGCGACATGGCTGCGTTTACCGCTAACCACGATAGCTACGCCGAACCGGGGCAGGCCTTCCGCTATTCCAGTGGCGACAGCAATCTCTTGGCGGCAGCGTTGAAAACGATCGTCGGCCCGCAGCGTTATGCGGATTATCCGTGGACGGCGTTGTTCGAGCCGTTGGGCATCCATCACGCCGTGTGGGAAATCGATGCCAGCGGCACGTTTGTCGCGTCTTCTTATGTTTATCTCACTGCGCGGGATCTGGCGCGGGTCGGTTTGTTGATGGCCCGCGACGGGCGCTGGAATGATCGTCAATTGCTGCCCAAGGACTGGATCGCGTTCAATCTCAAACCCTTCGCTGGCTATAAGGCCCATCAGGACGAAGCCGTGCCCGGCGGTCACTGGTGGCTCAATCGTCCCGTCGATGGCGCCGAGTCACCGTGGCCCGACGCGCCGCCCGACACCTTCGCCGCGCTGGGCCATTGGGGCCAGGCGCTGTACGTGATCCCCAGCGAGAAACTGCTGATCGTGCGATATGGCGATGATCGCGACGGTAGCTATCGTCACAACGAGTTGCTTAAACGTGTGCTGAAGGCGGTGCGCCCATGAAGCGCTTTTTGCTGTTGCTGCTTGTTTTGCTGCTCGGCTGGGTCGTTTACGAGCGCGAAAACCTGTGGGTCTTCCCCGACATCATCAGCGCCTACACCGCCAAGGAATACTGCTCCTGCCGTTATGTGATGAACAACGATGCCGAGTATTGCCGTGGCTACGTAAAACAATGGCTGCCGACCAGCCAGTTCACCGATGACAGCGCCAGCAAAACCATCACGGTCAGCGGCATGGGCCGCAGCAACCGCGCCCAGTGGCAAAATGAAAGTTTGGGCTGCCGCCTGAACCCCTGAAAACCCGCAATCTTCCTGTGAATAGAGGCCCCTGTGGGAGCTGGCTTGCCAGCGATTGCGCCGGCACAGGCAATATTTGTGTGACTGATACACCGCCATCGCTGGCAAGCCAGCTCCCACAGGGATTTTCATCAATTGATAGATTTGCGGCGACCGAGTTTGCAATAACGGCGTGGGCGGTTAAGGTTCGTGCAGGTTTATCGGCCCCACGAGTGTTCAATGTTCAACCGCTCCCTCTGTGCAACCCTGTCCAGCCTGCTGCTCGCCGCCGTCGCGCTGCCCGCGCAGGCCAATTGGTACCTGGACGGCGAGTCGTCGCGGCTGTCGTTCGTCAGCACGAAAAACGCCAATGTCTCCGAAGTGCAGCGCTTTTTGGTGCTGCACGGTAAGGTCGATCCCAATGGTCGCGCCGAAGTCGAGGTCGAGCTTGACTCGATCAACAGCGGCATCCCGTTGCGCGATGAGCGCATGCGCAAGGAGTTGTTCCAGATCGAGCAATTTCCCGAAGCGACCATCACCACCCAGATCGACCTGCGTCCGATCAATGATCTGGCCCCCGGCGCGCAGCTGGAATTGCGTCTGCCGCTGACCGTCAACCTGCACGGCAAGCAACACGAATACCCCGCCGAACTGCTGGCGACGCGTCTCGATGACCGGCGTTTTCAAGTGGTCACCCTGGAACCGCTGGTGATCAGCGCCGAGGATTTCGATCTCGTGCCGGGGCTGGAAAGCCTGCGCAAACTCGCCGACTTGTCGGCCATCAGTCTGTCGGTGCCGGTGGGTGCGGTGCTGATTTTCACGGCGCGCTGACATGCGCGGCGCGGTGTTCCCCTGGCGGGACGGCAACCGGTTCGAGCTGCTGATCGACGGCCCGCAATTCTTCCCACGCATGCTCGAACAAATTGCTGGCGCTCAGGAGCAGATCGAACTGGAGTTGTATCTGGTCGAGGCTGGCGCCTGCGCCGAAACCATCGTGCAGGCACTGGTGCTGGCGGCCGAGCGTGGCGTGCGTGTGCGCTGCCTGTTCGACGATTACGGCAGCCTGGCGTTCACCCTCAATCTGCGCCAGCGCCTGACCCATGCCGGGGTTGAACTGCGTTTTTATAATCGGCTGAACTGGCGGCGCTGGGTCGGCAATTTCTATCGTGATCACCGCAAATTGTTGCTGGTCGATCAGCGTCTGGCGGTGGTCGGCGGTACTGGCGTCACTGACGAGTTCTGGACGCCCGGCCACGACACCAGCGAGTGGCACGAAGTGATGGTCGAGATCAGCGGCCCATTGGTGATTGACTGGCAATTGCTGTTTGACCGCCAGTGGATCGCCAACCGTTATCGCCGCGCCTGGCGTCCGGCCGCGCATTTCGGTCTGCCGCGTTTGCCTCGGGTGCCGGACAAGGGCGAGGGCATGGGCCGCGTGGCGTATGCCGACGCCCGCCAGCACCGCGACATTCTGCAATCGCTGTTCCGTGCGCTGAACAGTGGCCAGCAACGCATCTGGATGGCCACGCCGTACTTCCTGCCAACGTGGAAAATCCGCCGCTCACTGCGCAAGGCAGCGGCGCGCGGAGTCGACGTGCGTTTGCTGCTGACCGGGCCGCGCACCGATCACCCTTCGGTGCGTTACGCCGGGCATCGCTACTACCCGCGACTGCTCAAGGCCGGGGTGCAGATCTTCGAATACCAGCCGTGTTTTCTGCATCTGAAAATGGTGCTGGTGGACGATTGGGTGAGCATCGGTTCGTGCAACTTCGACCACTGGAACCTGCGCTTCAATCTGGAGGCGAATCTTGAGGCGCTGGACCCGTCGCTGACGGCAGCGGTAGAGGCGAGCTTCGTGAAGGACTTCGGGCTGAGTCAGCGGGTGAGTCTGGAGGAGTGGCGGAAGCGGCCGTTGTGGCGGCGGGTGAAGCAGAGGGTTTGGGGCTGGGTGGATCGGGTGGTGGTCAATATTCTCGACCGCCGCGGATAAACCCGATTCTGAATACACCCTAAATCCAATGTGGGAGCGAGCCTGCTCGCGAAGGCGGTGTGTCAGTCAGCAATTGTTTATCTGAATGACCGCTTTCGCGAGCAGGCTCGCTCCCACAGGGTTTTTGCAGTGTTGTTGCGGTTACAGCAACTCGAAGCTCTGTTGCGTCACGTCCTGGGAATCCAGACCGATCTGCACGTTGAACTTGCCGGGCTCCGCCGCGTACTTGAGCTGGGCGTTGTAGAACTTCAGGTCATCCTCAGTGATGGTGAAGTGCACGACTTTCTGTTCGCCGGCCTTGAGCATGATTTTCTGGAAGTTCTTCAGTTCCTTCACCGGGCGGATCATCGAGCCGGTGACGTCCTGAATGTACAACTGCACCACGGTTTCGCCGTCACGCTTGCCAGTGTTTTTCACCATGACGCTGGCGTCGAGCTTGCCGGTGGCGTTCAGGGTGGTCGACGACAGCGCCATGTCGCTCAGGGCGAATTGCGTGTAACTCAGGCCATACCCGAACGGGAACAGCGGGCCAGTCGTGTCATCGAAATACTGCGAGGTGTAGTTGCCCGGTTTGCCCGGCGTGAACGGCCGGCCAATGCTCAGGTGGTTGTAGTACGTCGGGATCTGGCCCACGGAGCGCGGGAAGGTCACCGGCAGTTTGCCCGAAGGGTTGTAGTCGCCGAACAGCACGTCGGCGATGGCGTTGCCGCCCTCGGTGCCGCTGAACCAGGTTTCCAGAATCGCGTCAGCCGACTGGTTCTCTTCGAGAATGGTCAGTGGGCGGCCGTTCATCAACACCAGTACCAGTGGTTTGCCGGTGGCTTTCAGCGCACGGATCAGCTCGCGCTGGTTTTCCGGGATGTTCAGGTCGGTACGGCTGGAGGATTCGTGGGACATGCCACGGGATTCGCCCACGGCGGCAACGATCACGTCAGCGTCCTTGGCGGCTTTCACCGCTTCGTCGATCAGCACGTTGGCCGGGCGCGGATCGTCGACCACTTCCGGGGCATCGAAGTTGAGGAAGTTCAGGTAGTCCAGCACTTTCTTGTCGCTGGTGATGTTGGCGCCACGGGCGTAGATCAGGTTCGCCTTGTCACCGATCACCGAGCTCATGCCATCGAACAGGGTCACCGATTGCGCAGGCTTACCCGCTGCGGCCCAGCTGCCCATCATGTCGATCGGCGCTTTGGCCAACGGGCCGACCAGCGCGACTTTTGCGTCTTTCTTCAGCGGCAGGGTTTCATTCTGGTTCTTCAACAGCACCAGGCTGCGACGCGCGACTTCACGTGCCTCGGCGCGGTGCAGACGGCTTTCGGCGTAGGTGTCGGCCGGATCGTCTTCAGCCTTGCCGATGCGCAGGTACGGGTCCTTGAACAGGCCCATGTCGTACTTGGCCGCGAGCACTTCACGCACGGCGTTGTCGATGTCTTTCTGCTCGATCTCACCGGACTTCAGTAGCCCCGGCAGCTCTTTGCCATAGAGGGTGTCGTTCATGCTCATGTCGATGCCGGCCTTGATTGCCAGCTTCGCTGCTTCACGACCGTCGCGGGCGACGCCGTGCTTGATCAGCTCAAAGATTGCACCGTGGTCGCTGACCGCCAAGCCTTTGAAGCCCCAGTCGCGGCGCAGCAGATCGTTCATCAGCCAGGTGTTGGCGGTGGCCGGAATGCCGTTGATCGAGTTCAGCGCGACCATCACACCACCGGCGCCGGCATCGATCGCGGCGCGGTACGGCGGCAGGTAATCCTGGTACATCTTCACCGGACTCATGTCGACGGTGTTGTAGTCGCGACCACCTTCAACCGCGCCATAGAGGGCAAAGTGCTTGACGCTGGCCATGATGCTGTCGGCCGCGCTCGGGGTGGCGCCCTGATAGGCGCGAACCATGACGCCGGCAATGCGCGAGGTCAGGTAGGTGTCTTCACCGAAACCTTCGGAACTGCGGCCCCAGCGTGGGTCGCGGGAGATGTCGACCATCGGCGCGAAGGTGATGTCGAGGCTGTCGGCGGCGGCTTCCTTCGCGGCAACGCGGCCGGACTGGCCGATGGCGTCCATGTCCCAGCTCGAGGCGAGGGCCAGTGGAATCGGGAAAATCGTACGATGACCGTGGATCACGTCGTACGCAAAAAACATCGGAATCTTCAGGCGACTGCGCATGGCAGCGTCCTGCATCGGACGATTTTCCGGGCGGGTGATCGAGTTGAACGTGCCGCCGATGTTGCCGGCGGCGATCTCTTTGCGGATCAGCTCGCGAGGCATTTCCGGGCCGATGCTGATCAGGCGCAGCTGGCCGATCTTTTCATCGAGGGTCATCTGGTTCATCAGGTTGCTGATGAACGCGTCCTTGTTTTCCAGGGGTACCGGGGTCGTGGCGGCCAATACTTGATGACTGGCCAGGCTGACGAACAGACCCAGCAAACACAGCTTCTTCATGAATATTTTTCTCAAGGGCCCAAACGGCGAGGTAACGCCGGCCAGCCAAAATTTAGGGAGCGACTATTGTTGTTCGGGTGCAGGCTCAAAAAAGCAGAGCCAAAAACGACAGCCGACACTGCGGCAGCGTGATCGCGCAGGGCACTTTTTAGCCCATTGGCGCGTCGTAATCCAGCGGCGCGGCCGATTATGCCCCAAGAGCCGGCGGAGAATGTTTCGCGCTCGGTTTTTATAATGAAATGTGCCAAGGAGCATCACTGCGATGAATGTAAGCCCAACCAATCGCTCGCGTTTGCAGGTCGCCACACTGCTGGTGCTGGCCACGCTGTTGACCGCGTGCGGCATCAACAATATCCCGACCCTCGACGAACAGGCCAAAGCCGCATGGGGGCAGGTGCAGAACCAGTACCAGCGCCGCGCCGATCTGATCCCCAATCTGGTGGAGACGGTGAAGGGTTATGCCAAGCATGAAGAGGAAACCCTGACCGCCGTGATTGAGGCCCGAGCGAAAGCGACCTCGATTCAGGTCGACGCCAGTACCCTCGACAATCCCGAGAAGCTCAAACAGTTTCAGCAGGCGCAGGATCAACTGACCGGCGCATTGAGCCGTTTGATGGTGGTGTCCGAGCGTTATCCGGATCTGAAGGCCAACCAGAACTTCCTCGCCCTGCAATCGCAACTCGAAGGCACGGAAAACCGCATCGCTGTGGCACGGCGCGATTTCATCCTGGCGGTGCAGAAATACAACACCGAGATTCGCACCTTCCCCGGTCGTCTCTGGCACAGCGTGATGTACAGCGACCTGCCGATCCGCGAAACCTTCGAAGCCACCACACCAGATGCCGATAAGGCACCCCAGGTCAAATTCTGAAAACACACCTGTGTAGGAGCTGCCGAAGGCTGCGATCTTTTGATGTTGGTCGGTAAAAAAACAAGATCAAAAGATCGCAGCCTTCGGCAGCTTCTACAGGGGATCGGTGGGGGGTATTCATGCGTGTGTTGAAAATGGGCCTGGTGCTGATGCTGTGGCTGTTCGCCGTCAGCGCCCAGGCCGAGTTGACGTTCCCGGCGCTGAGCGGCCGGGTGGTGGACGAAGCGCAGATGCTCGAGCCGTCGGTGCGCGCGCAACTGAGCCAGCAATTGCAGGCCCACGAGCAGGCGACCGGCGAGCAGTTGGTCGTGGTCACGCTGCCGGATCTGCAAGGTACGACCATTGAGGACTTCGGCGTCCAGCTCGGCCGCCATTGGGCGATTGGTCAAAAGGACAAGAACAACGGCGCGCTGCTGATCGTTGCCCGTGACGAGCGCAAACTGCGTATCGAAGTCGGTTATGGACTGGAGGATCGGCTGACCGACGCGCAGACTTCAGTGATCATCCATCAAGTCATTACGCCCGCCTTCAAGGCTGGCAATTTCAGCAAAGGCATCAGCGATGGCGTCGCGGCGATGCTGGTGGTGCTGGGCGGCAATCCGCTCGACGAGCCATCGACGGTGTATGAACCCAGCGGTGATCCATCCGATGATTTCATCTCGCGGCATCCGGGATTGTTCGTGTTTTTGGTGATGTTGTTCATCCTGACGGTGTTTGTCTGCCAGATGCTCGGTATCCTGCCTGCCGGCCGTGGCGGCTCCGGAGGAGGGGGCGGCTTTGGCGGTGGTGGCGGGTTTGGCGGCGGCGGTGGAGGCGGAGGCTTCAGCGGCGGCGGGGGCAGTTTCGGCGGCGGTGGTTCGTCCGGCGGCTGGTGATATCAGAAGAATAATGAGCAGGCACTTTTCAACATGGCACTACTGACCGAACACGAACAACGCAAAGTCGCCGAGGCGATTGCTCGGGTCGAGCGCGACACCGACGCCGAACTGGTGACGGTGCTGGCTGCCCGCGCCGATGACTATGCGTATATCCCGCTGTTGTGGGCGAGTCTCTTGGCGCTGGTGGTGCCGGGCGTCGTGCACTACCTGACCGGGTGGCTGACCCTGCGCAGTCTGCTGTTGGTGCAGTGGGGGGCGTTTATCGTGCTGTGCCTGCTGTTTCGTCTGCCGAAAATCACCACCCATCTGATTCCGCGCCGCGTGCGGCATTGGCGTGCGTCAAACCTGGCGCGCCGGCAGTTTCTCGAGCAGAACCTGCACCACACCGTGGGCAGCACCGGCATGCTGATTTTTGTCTGCGAGGCGGAGCGGTATGTGGAGATTCTGGTGGATGAGGGGATTTCCAAACGGCTCGATAATAAATCCTGGGATGCGATTGTCGCGGCGTTTACCGAGCAGGTGCGGCAGGGGCGCACGCTGGAAGGGTTCGTCACGTGCATCGAGGCGTGTGGGGAATTGCTGAAGGTGCATGTGCCGGTGACGCAGGTGAGGAATGAGTTGCCGAATCGGTTGATTGTGCTGGGGTAAGACCTGGATTATTCGTCGACGCAGAGATCCACCCCCTCACCCCAGCCCTCTCCCAATGGGAGAGGGGGAAAGGGAGCAGATCGGGGGCCTTTCAAACCTGAGTTCGGCTCGGTATTTCAGGTCGGTGTAACTCGTGAAAACACCTCGGTCAGTCCCCTCTACCTCTGGGAGAGGGCTAGGGTGAGGGTGCTTCTGACAACCGTTGGGTAAATAAGAGCGTGTCCCCAACCCCCAACCCCCCTAAAATACCCGCCATTCCCGATTTCGCCCGTCCGAGGCCGCTTTTTCATGTCCGTTACTGCTCCTGCCACCCAGCCTGCGTCCGATCACCACGCCCAGTTCATCGAGCTGCTGCAAAGCAGTCTCGAACAAAACGGCTTCATCAAACTGGTGCTGGCCAAATACGTCGGTGAAGAGGCGGATCTGCAGCGGGTCATCATCAAACCGGTGACCGTCAAAGCGCAGCCGAACCTGTCGTTCGTCTATCGCTACAAAACCCGCGACATCACCAAAAACCTGCCATTGGTTGAAGGCGTGGCGATGATTGCCGAGCTGTTGCCGGCCTCTTTCAAAAATGCGCATTTGCTCGCAGTTACTGATGAAGCCCAGCTCGAATACAGCAAAAAAGGCAAGAGTTCGCTGTTCAAGAGCAAACCTCAGCAATTGCGCGAAGCACCGTCCGCTGAGCACAACCGCGAGAAAAACCGCTTCCTCGAGTTGAGCCGGCCGTTCCTCAAGGATCTGGGCGTAACCAATGCGCAACATGAGCTGATCCCGGCGATGTCGCGCAAGTGGAAGCAGATCAACAAGTTCATCGAAGTGTTCAGCCATGCCCTGACCTCGTCGCCGCTGGCGCTGGACAAACCGGTGCGGGTGGCGGATTTCGGTTCGGGCAAGGGTTACCTGACGTTCGCCATTCACGATTATCTGCGTAACACCTTGAAGGCCGAGGGCGAAGTCACTGGCGTCGAACTGCGTGAAGAAATGGTCAACCTGTGCAACGCCGCGGCGGCAAAACTCGATCATCCGGGGCTGGTGTTCAAGTGCGGTGACGTACGCAGCGTGGCGCCGAGTGAACTGGACGTGATGATCGCCCTGCATGCCTGCGACGTCGCCACTGACTACGCGATCCACACCGGCATCCGCTCGGGCGCGTCGATCATCATGTGCTCGCCGTGCTGCCACAAACAGATCCGCTTGCAAATCCAGAGCCCGGCGCTGCTCAAACCGATGCTGCAATACGGTTTGCACCTGGGCCAGCAGGCCGAAATGGTCACCGACAGTCTGCGCGCATTGTTCCTTGAAGCCTGCGGTTATGAGACCAAGGTCTTCGAGTTCATCTCGCTGGATCACACCAACAAGAACAAGATGATTCTCGCGGTAAAACGCTCCGAGCCGGTGGACCCGGCGCATTTGTTGGTGAAGATTCAGGAGTTGAAAGACTTCTACAACATCAGCGAGCACTGCCTGGAAACCTTGCTGCGCGCGGATGGCTATCTCGCCTGACTCGGTCCCTGTAGGAGCTGCGGCACGCTGCGATCTTTTGATCTTTAAAAAACAAGATCAAAAGATCGCAGCGTGCCGCAGCTCCTACAAGGTTATGTGTTCAAGCTGTAGCAGGTTGCGCCGGGCGCACAGCGGTTTTACGGCCGAGCATGACAGTCGCAATCACCCCGCAGGCAAACACCCAGGTAATCGGCTCGACATGTTCACCAAAGAACAACGCCGAAAAGGCGATGGTGAAAAAGATCTGCAGCAACTGGATCTGACTGACCCGAGCGATCCCGCCCATGGCCAGCCCCGCGTACCACGCGAAAAATCCGAGAAACTGCGAAAACAACGCCACATAACCGAACGCCCACCAGGTCTTGGCCGACACCGCGCCCTGATGTTGCAGCGCCAGATACAACACCGGCCCGATCAACAGCGGCGTTGACAGCACCAGCGCCCAGCAGATCACCTGCCAGCCGCCCATCTCCTTGGCCAACCGGCCGCCCTCGGCGTAGCCCAGTCCTCCGACTGCAATTGCGCCGAGCATCAACAGATCGCCTGCCTGAATGCTGCCGGCCCCGGTGTAAAGCGCATATCCGAGCACCAGCGCACTGCCCAATGCCGCGCA encodes:
- the olsB gene encoding L-ornithine N(alpha)-acyltransferase; translation: MTQIARISDTGNERRLQAERLIGAEALQQAQALRFNVFSGEFNAKLKGAELGLDMDDYDVHCSHIGVRDLNTGRLVATTRLLDHTAASSLGKFYSEEEFSLHGLTHLQGPILEIGRTCVDPAYRNGGTIAVLWGELAEVLNQGGYSYLMGCASIPMQDGGIQAHAIMQRLRERYLCTEHLRAEPKNPLPTLDIPSNVIAEMPPLLKAYMRLGAKICGEPCWDEDFQVADVFILLKRDELCPRYAKHFKAAV
- a CDS encoding acyl-CoA dehydrogenase family protein, which codes for MPWPDLLHRRERLPAVADLAEGFATLLQQLGNVTPFELAVAGGRRMATPGLAFLVGYQAALRMLWPSAPLSLGALCATEQRSLRPADMQTRLTDLRLSGRKDFVTAGDAADWLLIAARSEEPGESPRLSLAVVYPGEPGVTVEKLPALPLMPDISHGRLELDGALCELLAGDGWDAYVKPFRTLEDVYVLSAMTAWLYGVGQDSDWPQALQLRLLALLAGCAEASRQPPNNPAGHVLLGGLFAQFEALEGEVSQALADGPAEWAQMWQRDQGVMQLAAGARAKRLARALAVG
- a CDS encoding serine hydrolase; this translates as MRKGLSLFLLLITFTVHAEQWPGEEWPIGTTITDTGALENYAFPPRDDTTRQGIRTDALLIIRDGQILYERYAGPTTKQTPHLTWSISKSLMATVLGVAYGEGLFKLDDPAAKFYPPLTKHPAIKIADLLHWASGIDWQEDYEYAPLKSSVVAMLYTRGHRDMAAFTANHDSYAEPGQAFRYSSGDSNLLAAALKTIVGPQRYADYPWTALFEPLGIHHAVWEIDASGTFVASSYVYLTARDLARVGLLMARDGRWNDRQLLPKDWIAFNLKPFAGYKAHQDEAVPGGHWWLNRPVDGAESPWPDAPPDTFAALGHWGQALYVIPSEKLLIVRYGDDRDGSYRHNELLKRVLKAVRP
- a CDS encoding amidase, which gives rise to MKRFLLLLLVLLLGWVVYERENLWVFPDIISAYTAKEYCSCRYVMNNDAEYCRGYVKQWLPTSQFTDDSASKTITVSGMGRSNRAQWQNESLGCRLNP
- a CDS encoding YceI family protein, with translation MFNRSLCATLSSLLLAAVALPAQANWYLDGESSRLSFVSTKNANVSEVQRFLVLHGKVDPNGRAEVEVELDSINSGIPLRDERMRKELFQIEQFPEATITTQIDLRPINDLAPGAQLELRLPLTVNLHGKQHEYPAELLATRLDDRRFQVVTLEPLVISAEDFDLVPGLESLRKLADLSAISLSVPVGAVLIFTAR
- a CDS encoding phosphatidylserine/phosphatidylglycerophosphate/cardiolipin synthase family protein, with product MRGAVFPWRDGNRFELLIDGPQFFPRMLEQIAGAQEQIELELYLVEAGACAETIVQALVLAAERGVRVRCLFDDYGSLAFTLNLRQRLTHAGVELRFYNRLNWRRWVGNFYRDHRKLLLVDQRLAVVGGTGVTDEFWTPGHDTSEWHEVMVEISGPLVIDWQLLFDRQWIANRYRRAWRPAAHFGLPRLPRVPDKGEGMGRVAYADARQHRDILQSLFRALNSGQQRIWMATPYFLPTWKIRRSLRKAAARGVDVRLLLTGPRTDHPSVRYAGHRYYPRLLKAGVQIFEYQPCFLHLKMVLVDDWVSIGSCNFDHWNLRFNLEANLEALDPSLTAAVEASFVKDFGLSQRVSLEEWRKRPLWRRVKQRVWGWVDRVVVNILDRRG
- the bglX gene encoding beta-glucosidase BglX, which gives rise to MKKLCLLGLFVSLASHQVLAATTPVPLENKDAFISNLMNQMTLDEKIGQLRLISIGPEMPRELIRKEIAAGNIGGTFNSITRPENRPMQDAAMRSRLKIPMFFAYDVIHGHRTIFPIPLALASSWDMDAIGQSGRVAAKEAAADSLDITFAPMVDISRDPRWGRSSEGFGEDTYLTSRIAGVMVRAYQGATPSAADSIMASVKHFALYGAVEGGRDYNTVDMSPVKMYQDYLPPYRAAIDAGAGGVMVALNSINGIPATANTWLMNDLLRRDWGFKGLAVSDHGAIFELIKHGVARDGREAAKLAIKAGIDMSMNDTLYGKELPGLLKSGEIEQKDIDNAVREVLAAKYDMGLFKDPYLRIGKAEDDPADTYAESRLHRAEAREVARRSLVLLKNQNETLPLKKDAKVALVGPLAKAPIDMMGSWAAAGKPAQSVTLFDGMSSVIGDKANLIYARGANITSDKKVLDYLNFLNFDAPEVVDDPRPANVLIDEAVKAAKDADVIVAAVGESRGMSHESSSRTDLNIPENQRELIRALKATGKPLVLVLMNGRPLTILEENQSADAILETWFSGTEGGNAIADVLFGDYNPSGKLPVTFPRSVGQIPTYYNHLSIGRPFTPGKPGNYTSQYFDDTTGPLFPFGYGLSYTQFALSDMALSSTTLNATGKLDASVMVKNTGKRDGETVVQLYIQDVTGSMIRPVKELKNFQKIMLKAGEQKVVHFTITEDDLKFYNAQLKYAAEPGKFNVQIGLDSQDVTQQSFELL
- a CDS encoding LemA family protein, which codes for MNVSPTNRSRLQVATLLVLATLLTACGINNIPTLDEQAKAAWGQVQNQYQRRADLIPNLVETVKGYAKHEEETLTAVIEARAKATSIQVDASTLDNPEKLKQFQQAQDQLTGALSRLMVVSERYPDLKANQNFLALQSQLEGTENRIAVARRDFILAVQKYNTEIRTFPGRLWHSVMYSDLPIRETFEATTPDADKAPQVKF
- a CDS encoding TPM domain-containing protein, which encodes MRVLKMGLVLMLWLFAVSAQAELTFPALSGRVVDEAQMLEPSVRAQLSQQLQAHEQATGEQLVVVTLPDLQGTTIEDFGVQLGRHWAIGQKDKNNGALLIVARDERKLRIEVGYGLEDRLTDAQTSVIIHQVITPAFKAGNFSKGISDGVAAMLVVLGGNPLDEPSTVYEPSGDPSDDFISRHPGLFVFLVMLFILTVFVCQMLGILPAGRGGSGGGGGFGGGGGFGGGGGGGGFSGGGGSFGGGGSSGGW
- a CDS encoding TPM domain-containing protein, with protein sequence MALLTEHEQRKVAEAIARVERDTDAELVTVLAARADDYAYIPLLWASLLALVVPGVVHYLTGWLTLRSLLLVQWGAFIVLCLLFRLPKITTHLIPRRVRHWRASNLARRQFLEQNLHHTVGSTGMLIFVCEAERYVEILVDEGISKRLDNKSWDAIVAAFTEQVRQGRTLEGFVTCIEACGELLKVHVPVTQVRNELPNRLIVLG
- a CDS encoding SAM-dependent methyltransferase is translated as MSVTAPATQPASDHHAQFIELLQSSLEQNGFIKLVLAKYVGEEADLQRVIIKPVTVKAQPNLSFVYRYKTRDITKNLPLVEGVAMIAELLPASFKNAHLLAVTDEAQLEYSKKGKSSLFKSKPQQLREAPSAEHNREKNRFLELSRPFLKDLGVTNAQHELIPAMSRKWKQINKFIEVFSHALTSSPLALDKPVRVADFGSGKGYLTFAIHDYLRNTLKAEGEVTGVELREEMVNLCNAAAAKLDHPGLVFKCGDVRSVAPSELDVMIALHACDVATDYAIHTGIRSGASIIMCSPCCHKQIRLQIQSPALLKPMLQYGLHLGQQAEMVTDSLRALFLEACGYETKVFEFISLDHTNKNKMILAVKRSEPVDPAHLLVKIQELKDFYNISEHCLETLLRADGYLA